Proteins encoded by one window of Musa acuminata AAA Group cultivar baxijiao chromosome BXJ2-9, Cavendish_Baxijiao_AAA, whole genome shotgun sequence:
- the LOC135622701 gene encoding uncharacterized protein LOC135622701 isoform X1, protein METTQFAMVEELASLIKDNLSCKHLVLSVEEALVNFLQDDTSSDGILELQPMGPYHRLLLHRLADIYGFAHESVGEGDYRHLVLERCADTTIPPILVSDILWQYDEHQTLSASNYVLLRNEAPALKTTQQLSPAIPLEEREASYQAARARIFSLHEDGEQDLTAPKSRKVPVVARRMIAHALGQRISPTSSTEKLSLNESEKEVTGGLSSDEGKNLCPKVEDIKESTAFSTGKLGSHGRKKYDKMTHGSSGGRSHNSDGQNEVATGVSAKNNLLPNSRNRRAVGVEDLEKLHIGAARRIFAHALGLPSGKGNLETMVKSNEGNRDFKRETEIDDQEVT, encoded by the exons ATGGAGACGACCCAATTCGCAATG GTTGAGGAGTTGGCTTCTCTTATAAAGGATAACTTGTCCTGCAAGCACCTTGTTCTTTCAGTAGAAGAAGCCTTAGTCAACTTTCTTCAAGATGATACAAG TTCAGATGGAATATTAGAGCTCCAACCAATGGGTCCATACCACCGTCTGCTTTTGCATCGTCTTGCAGATATATATGG ATTTGCCCATGAATCTGTCGGCGAAGGTGATTATCGCCACTTAGTTCTGGAGCGGTGTGCAGATACGACAAT CCCACCAATTCTTGTTAGTGATATACTATGGCAGTATGATGAACATCAAACTCTGAGTGCTTCTAACTATGTACTACTGAGAAACGAAGCTCCAG CTCTGAAGACAACTCAACAATTATCACCTGCAATCCCACTCGAAGAGAGAGAAGCTTCTTATCAAGCTGCCCGTGCACGGATTTTTTCTTTGCATGAGGATGGTGAACAGGATCTAACTGCTCCAAAGTCCCGTAAAGTTCCAGTGGTTGCTAGGCGGATGATTGCACATGCACTTGGCCAGAGGATTTCTCCAACTTCGTCCACGGAGAAGCTCTCCTTGAATGAAAGTGAGAAGGAAGTCACTGGTGGACTGAGCAGTGATGAAGGTAAAAATTTGTGTCCAAAGGTAGAAGATATCAAAGAATCAACTGCTTTTTCTACCGGTAAACTGGGTTCACATGGAAGGAAAAAATATGATAAGATGACTCATGGCAGTAGTGGAGGTCGCAGTCATAACTCTGATGGGCAAAATGAAGTTGCTACTGGTGTTTCTGCTAAGAATAATTTATTACCAAATTCAAGAAACAGAAGAGCTGTTGGTGTTGAAGATTTGGAGAAACTACATATCGGAGCTGCTCGGAGGATTTTTGCTCATGCGTTGGGTTTACCCTCTGGCAAAGGAAATCTGGAAACTATGGTGAAATCGAATGAAGGAAACAGAGATTTTAAAAGAGAGACAGAGATTGATGATCAAGAAGTCACATGA
- the LOC135622701 gene encoding uncharacterized protein LOC135622701 isoform X2, with product MGPYHRLLLHRLADIYGFAHESVGEGDYRHLVLERCADTTIPPILVSDILWQYDEHQTLSASNYVLLRNEAPALKTTQQLSPAIPLEEREASYQAARARIFSLHEDGEQDLTAPKSRKVPVVARRMIAHALGQRISPTSSTEKLSLNESEKEVTGGLSSDEGKNLCPKVEDIKESTAFSTGKLGSHGRKKYDKMTHGSSGGRSHNSDGQNEVATGVSAKNNLLPNSRNRRAVGVEDLEKLHIGAARRIFAHALGLPSGKGNLETMVKSNEGNRDFKRETEIDDQEVT from the exons ATGGGTCCATACCACCGTCTGCTTTTGCATCGTCTTGCAGATATATATGG ATTTGCCCATGAATCTGTCGGCGAAGGTGATTATCGCCACTTAGTTCTGGAGCGGTGTGCAGATACGACAAT CCCACCAATTCTTGTTAGTGATATACTATGGCAGTATGATGAACATCAAACTCTGAGTGCTTCTAACTATGTACTACTGAGAAACGAAGCTCCAG CTCTGAAGACAACTCAACAATTATCACCTGCAATCCCACTCGAAGAGAGAGAAGCTTCTTATCAAGCTGCCCGTGCACGGATTTTTTCTTTGCATGAGGATGGTGAACAGGATCTAACTGCTCCAAAGTCCCGTAAAGTTCCAGTGGTTGCTAGGCGGATGATTGCACATGCACTTGGCCAGAGGATTTCTCCAACTTCGTCCACGGAGAAGCTCTCCTTGAATGAAAGTGAGAAGGAAGTCACTGGTGGACTGAGCAGTGATGAAGGTAAAAATTTGTGTCCAAAGGTAGAAGATATCAAAGAATCAACTGCTTTTTCTACCGGTAAACTGGGTTCACATGGAAGGAAAAAATATGATAAGATGACTCATGGCAGTAGTGGAGGTCGCAGTCATAACTCTGATGGGCAAAATGAAGTTGCTACTGGTGTTTCTGCTAAGAATAATTTATTACCAAATTCAAGAAACAGAAGAGCTGTTGGTGTTGAAGATTTGGAGAAACTACATATCGGAGCTGCTCGGAGGATTTTTGCTCATGCGTTGGGTTTACCCTCTGGCAAAGGAAATCTGGAAACTATGGTGAAATCGAATGAAGGAAACAGAGATTTTAAAAGAGAGACAGAGATTGATGATCAAGAAGTCACATGA